A genomic segment from Aspergillus puulaauensis MK2 DNA, chromosome 1, nearly complete sequence encodes:
- the RAI1 gene encoding DXO/RAI1 family decapping nuclease (COG:K;~EggNog:ENOG410PIR0;~InterPro:IPR039039,IPR013961;~PFAM:PF08652), producing MNRNTFDIQPIGRFYGSSAAIRRPKEIACFSYDDQHSYHLGDSSLRYYYPPQLPADLNRGFETFQKLDDAADEHLDALLDTVAALEKETGKKCEADIITWRGMMTKILTAPFDNMNGFEMNATCFQGTIFIEENNAYKNEQKQIQRRQKMPPGMASQDLMAYWGYKFETISVLDKTWDAATREEIEGREDLVVNNSAQYCSIARTGIGRAKLVLGGEVDAIWDSKPERNEDPINWVELKTSAEIRNDRDMVKFERKLLKFWAQSFLLGVPRIIVGFRDQDGIVRRLDDLDTASIPSKVKKSGRGTWDGNICINFAASFLEWLKSTIQEGGTWRLRKQEKSSAIEVFQVEESGTGDILSPDFLSWRSTT from the exons ATGAATCGAAATACTTTCGACATCCAGCCCATCGGCCGCTTCTATGGGTCCAGTGCGGCCATTCGACGGCCTAAG GAAATCGCTTGTTTCTCCTACGATGACCAACATAGCTATCATCTTGGAGACTCGTCTCTGCGATACTACTACCCCCCGCAACTGCCAGCGGATCTAAACCGTGGCTTTGAAACTTTCCAGAAGCTAGATGATGCGGCCGATGAGCACCTTGATGCTCTTCTAGATACTGTTGCCGCTCTGGAAAAAGAGACCGGAAAGAAATGCGAAGCCGACATCATCACTTGGCGGGGAATGATGACCAAG ATTCTCACAGCGCCATTTGACAATATGAACGG ATTTGAGATGAATGCAACGTGTTTTCAG GGGACTAT ATTCATCGAGGAGAACAATGCGTACAAAAACGAGCAGAAGCAAATCCAACGAAGGCAAAAAATGCCGCCAGGGATGGCCTCCCAAGACCTAATGGCGTACTGGG GTTATAAATTCGAGACTATATCCGTTCTCGATAAGACCTGGGACGCGGCAACCAGAGAGGAAATTGAGGGCCGCGAAGACCTTGTCGTGAATAATAGTGCGCAGTATTGCTCAATTGCGCGCACCGGAATCGGGCGTGCGAAActcgtcctcggcggcgAAGTCGATGCCA TTTGGGACAGTAAGCCAGAACGCAACGAAGACCCTATCAACTGGGTGGAACTCAAGACGTCTGCCGAGATCAGAAATGACAGAGACATGGTCAAATTCGAGCGGAAACTCCTGAAATTCTGGGCGCAATCTTTTCTCCTCGGCGTGCCCAGGATCATCGTCGGGTTCCGCGATCAAGATGGAATCGTACGTCGCTTGGACGATCTTGATACAGCTAGCATTCCGAGCAAAGTGAAAAAGTCAGGCCGTGGGACCTGGGACGGCAACATCTGTATCAACTTTGCCGCTTCGTTTCTGGAGT GGCTCAAATCCACCATCCAGGAAGGAGGAACATGGAGGCTCCGAAAGCAAGAGAAGTCTTCTGCCATTGAGGTCTTCCAGGTTGAAGAGAGTGGTACCGGCGACATCCTTTCACCGGACTTTCTGTCTTGGAGGTCAACAACATGA
- a CDS encoding tRNA dimethylallyltransferase (BUSCO:EOG09262C5Z;~COG:H;~EggNog:ENOG410PGF7;~InterPro:IPR036236,IPR018022,IPR039657,IPR027417, IPR022755,IPR030666;~PFAM:PF01715,PF12171;~go_function: GO:0005524 - ATP binding [Evidence IEA];~go_function: GO:0052381 - tRNA dimethylallyltransferase activity [Evidence IEA];~go_process: GO:0008033 - tRNA processing [Evidence IEA]), with protein MRKFLSSLFSPRRFSAMRPLVAVVGATGTGKSKLAVDIASRFNGEIINGDAMQMYRGLPIITNQIPVEECNGIPHHLINCIDLEESPWRISRFRKECLRLIDDIHSRGKLPVLVGGTHYYTQSVLFQDQLVAKESDLSEEEVNSCPAEDVDSAVKWPILDAEPELVLQKLRKVDPIMAERWHPKDTRKIRRSLEIYFQTGKPASQVYAEQRQPKPAAARKDDPAAGAGQLRFNTMIFWVHSEKSTLQERLFKRVDAMVDQGLLSEASRMTDYIQKNEAQDIIVDQTRGVWISIGFKELAPYFDALKDSSKTEKELESIRQSCIESVKIATRQYATSQIKWIRNKLWNGLAEVGMTSRLYILDSTDVEDWAMRITEPSERLVEALLNDGPLPDPKSLSELARVTLDAKETQPLPSNQGATKCITCDICRKTMINEEQWKVHMHSSAHKRVLKSLARKGERAAYLRRQQESLENTEQHVQDSTKELDSQTQQKEVVE; from the exons ATGCGCAAATTTCTTTCCTCATTGTTCTCGCCGCGACGCTTTTCGGCAATGCGACCTCTGGTAGCTGTTGTGGGTGCCACGGGCACAGGCAAGTCCAAG CTTGCAGTTGATATTGCTTCTCGGTTCAATGGCGAAATCATCAATGGAGACGCGATGCAGATGTATCGTGGCCTCCCTATCATCACGAATCAGATCCCCGTCGAAGAATGCAATGGCATACCACATCATTTGATCAATTGTATAGACTTGGAGGAGAGCCCATGGCGAATTTCGAGGTTCCGAAAAGAGTGTTTACGCCTCATAGATGATATTCATTCGCGAGGGAAACTGCCTGTGTTAGTCGGCGGTACCCACTACTATACACAATCTGTGCTGTTTCAGGACCAGCTGGTGGCTAAGGAGTCAGACTTgtcagaagaagaggttAATTCCTGCCCAGCGGAGGATGTTGACTCAGCGGTCAAGTGGCCCATTCTTGAtgcggagccggagctggtgTTGCAGAAATTACGCAAGGTTGATCCCATAATGGCGGAACGGTGGCACCCAAAAGACACACGCAAGATCCGTCGATCATTGGAAATATATTTTCAGACAGGGAAGCCAGCATCACAGGTGTATGCCGAGCAACGGCAGCCGAAACCAGcggcagcaagaaaagaTGATCCTGCTGCCGGCGCAGGACAATTACGCTTTAATACCATGATATTCTGGGTGCACTCTGAAAAGTCCACACTGCAAGAGAGATTGTTTAAGCGTGTCGATGCCATGGTTGACCAGGGATTATTATCTGAGGCAAGCCGTATGACAGATTACATCCAAAAGAATGAGGCCCAAGATATCATTGTCGACCAAACCCGGGGAGTCTGGATATCTATCGGATTCAAGGAACTAGCGCCTTATTTTGATGCTCTTAAAGACAGCTCTAAGACAGAGAAAGAACTAGAGAGCATCAGGCAATCATGCATCGAGTCAGTTAAGATTGCAACCCGTCAGTACGCCACGTCTCAAATCAAGTGGATTCGCAACAAGCTTTGGAATGGGCTTGCGGAGGTGGGCATGACCAGTCGTCTGTATATTCTGGACAGCACGGATGTCGAAGACTGGGCAATGCGCATCACAGAACCATCAGAGCGCCTTGTGGAAGCTCTCTTAAATGATGGGCCTTTACCGGACCCTAAATCACTCTCAGAGTTGGCAAGGGTAACTCTAGACGCTAAGGAGACACAACCGCTACCATCTAACCAGGGTGCGACAAAGTGTATTACTTGCGATATCTGCCGCAAGACAATGATAAACGAGGAGCAGTGGAAAGTACATATGCACAGTAGCGCTCATAAGAGGGTTCTGAAGAGTCTGGCGAGGAAGGGAGAGCGAGCTGCATATCTACGGAGGCAACAAGAGAGTCTGGAGAACACCGAACAGCATGTTCAGGATAGCACCAAGGAGCTGGACTCACAAACACAGCAAAAAGAAGTCGttgaataa
- the CAF16 gene encoding putative ABC transporter (BUSCO:EOG09263X4B;~COG:K;~EggNog:ENOG410PINB;~InterPro:IPR027417,IPR003593,IPR003439;~PFAM:PF00005;~go_function: GO:0005524 - ATP binding [Evidence IEA]), which translates to MSDSPDIQVQNLSYKFQDGSPGLTEVGLDLPAGSRTLLIGANGAGKTTLLRLVSGKRLAPSNTIAIANKDPFKEGLEGVTYLGVEWVLNSIVRTDIDVPTLLASVGGNAYPERRDELVDILDIDLRWRMHAVSDGERRRVQLAMGLLRPWQVLLLDEITVDLDLLSRSNFLSFLKRETETRPCTIVYATHILDNLAHWPTHLVHMHLGNVRQWGPIEKFKDEAPATSENSQLGEIVLKWLKEDLQARGPRNGRGNQAKTYESGGIGGYGYEKYDKR; encoded by the exons ATGTCCGACTCTCCAGACATCCAGGTACAGAACTTAAGCTACAAGTTCCAAGATGGCTCGCCCGGGTTGACAGAAGTCGGCTTGGATTTACCGGCGGGGAGTCGGACATTGCTAATTGGAG CCAATGGAGCCGGCAAAACCACCCTTCTGCGATTAGTTTCAGGTAAACGCCTAGCCCCCAGCAACACAATCGCAATTGCAAACAAAGACCCCTTCAAAGAAGGCCTCGAGGGCGTCACCTACCTCGGCGTCGAATGGGTCCTCAACAGCATTGTCCGGACCGACATCGATGTACCTACTCTCCTTGCATCCGTCGGCGGCAACGCCTATCCAGAACGGCGCGATGAACTTGTCGATATTCTTGACATTGATCTGCGATGGCGCATGCATGCAGTTTCAGATGGAGAGCGCCGTCGCGTTCAATTAGCTATGGGTCTCCTCCGACCATGGCAAGTTCTCCTGCTCGACGAGATTACGGTTGATCTTGACCTGTTGTCGCGAAGCAACTTCCTTTCGTTCTTGAAGAGAGAGACGGAGACGAGGCCATGCACGATTGTCTATGCGACTCATATTCTGGATAATCTGGCGCATTGGCCCACACATTTGGTGCATATGCATCTAGGGAACGTAAGGCAGTGGGGTCCTATCGAGAAGTTTAAAGATGAAGCTCCCGCGACATCGGAGAATAGCCAGCTGGGGGAGATTGTCCTCAAgtggttgaaggaagatTTACAGGCTAGGGGACCGCGAAATGGGCGCGGGAACCAAGCAAAGACTTACGAGTCTGGAGGAATCGGGGGCTATGGTTATGAGAAGTATGATAAGAGATAG
- a CDS encoding Elongator subunit ELP2 (COG:B,K;~EggNog:ENOG410PGG4;~InterPro:IPR037289,IPR036322,IPR000418,IPR015943, IPR001680,IPR020472,IPR017986;~PFAM:PF00400;~go_component: GO:0033588 - Elongator holoenzyme complex [Evidence IEA];~go_function: GO:0003700 - DNA-binding transcription factor activity [Evidence IEA];~go_function: GO:0005515 - protein binding [Evidence IEA];~go_function: GO:0043565 - sequence-specific DNA binding [Evidence IEA];~go_process: GO:0002098 - tRNA wobble uridine modification [Evidence IEA];~go_process: GO:0006355 - regulation of transcription, DNA-templated [Evidence IEA]) yields MVSITTEYISVGGNRHPAAADWDVQSGILAYGADNNVALWDPLEESHRSVYSLLVGHTDKVSAVRFYTCPKTGIKLLITGSVDCTVRLWRAEPTDHRKFAHVLALTDHTGSVNAISINEGLDIVATGGADGTVKIWRIHAGESVGGELLESIPMKPRYFPLALALAPLPTETQDRPAALAVAGTTNIVQIYAAADTVTTPHFKISATLSGHEAWVRSLSFTADMQSNTGDILLASASQDKYVRLWRLNRGEAVVAGPDEDPVLGGLEPTLSNKAHQFEAAGSKYSMTFEALLFGNEDWIYTTAWNPNPERQQLLTASADNTLTIWEQDTVSGVWLSAERMGELSVQKGSTTATGSTGGFWIGLWSPDGKQVVSLGRTGSWRAWVYDAETDIWVQTLGITGHVRSANGIQWEPSGGYLLSTSADQTTRLHAQWLRDGKKSWHEFSRPQIHGYDLNCVDTLGPQRFVSGAEEKLLRVFNEPRPIAQLLEKLSGLAQNAEGELPDTAQIPVLGLSNQAVGEEAPVESDTVEAEGAGQAHAYQAILSNSTRPPLEDQLARYTLWPEHEKLYGHGYEISAVAVSHDRTVIATACKASSIDHAVVRLYDTSDWHEIRPSLAAHTLTITSLSFSPDDQYLLSVGRDRQWAVYRRSDSKPSAFALMTSNPKGHSRMILDADWAPALESQLSIFATAGRDKSIKLWQITGESVECKATIPARSSVTAVSFSPHAYDGLLFLAVGEDDGKLSIHQINVDNLEASPLVSFDRDHSPSKTITGLSWRPPSHLSEAGEGKENLELAVASEDTSVRLYSISNMVPEP; encoded by the exons ATGGTCTCCATCACCACCGAATACATTAGCGTCGGCGGAAATAGGCACCCCGCCGCCGCGGACTGGGATGTTCAGTCCGGCATCCTAGCCTACGGTGCGGATAATAATGTAGCCTTGTGGGATCCCCTG GAAGAATCGCATCGTAGTGTCTATTCGCTTCTCGTTGGCCATACGGACAAGGTCAGCGCCGTCCGATTTTATACCTGTCCCAAGACAGGGATAAAGCTCCTCATAACTGGCTCTGTCGATTGTACCGTGCGCTTATGGAGAGCCGAACCAACTGATCACAGGAAATTTGCTCATGTGCTTGCTTTGACGGATCATACGGGCTCAGTCAATGCTATTTCCATAAATGAAGGCCTTGACATCGTCGCAACGGGAGGAGCTGATGGAACCGTCAAGATATGGAGGATACATGCCGGAGAGTCCGTGGGAGGTGAGCTGTTGGAGAGTATACCAATGAAGCCACGTTATTTCCCGCTGGCACTGGCATTAGCCCCGCTTCCAACAGAAACACAAGACAGGCCAGCAGCATTGGCAGTTGCTGGCACCACCAATATCGTGCAAATATACGCTGCTGCAGATACCGTTACGACGCCACATTTCAAGATATCTGCTACACTTTCTGGCCATGAGGCCTGGGTGCGTTCGCTTTCTTTCACTGCGGACATGCAGAGCAATACAGGGGACATTTTGCTTGCTTCCGCAAGCCAAGACAAGTATGTTAGACTATGGCGACTCAATCGTGgagaggctgttgttgcgggaCCGGACGAAGATCCTGTTCTCGGTGGACTCGAGCCGACATTGTCCAATAAAGCCCATCAGTTCGAAGCGGCAGGCTCCAAGTATTCTATGACATTCGAAGCTCTCTTATTCGGTAACGAAGATTGGATATATACTACTGCATGGAATCCGAACCCCGAGCGCCAGCAACTTCTTACTGCATCCGCAGACAATACTCTGACTATCTGGGAGCAGGATACAGTCTCCGGAGTATGGCTCTCCGCCGAACGAATGGGAGAACTCAGTGTACAAAAAGGCTCTACTACAGCAACTGGAAGTACTGGAGGCTTTTGGATTGGCCTCTGGTCACCGGACGGTAAACAGGTTGTCAGTCTTGGGCGTACGGGTAGCTGGAGGGCATGGGTGTATGATGCCGAAACTGATATCTGGGTCCAGACTCTCGGCATCACTGGGCATGTGCGATCTGCGAATGGAATCCAATGGGAGCCTTCTGGAGGATATCTTTTATCGACAAGCGCGGACCAAACAACCAGACTCCATGCGCAGTGGCTGCGCGATGGAAAAAAGTCGTGGCACGAATTTTCACGGCCACAAATCCATGGTTATGATTTAAATTGCGTCGATACACTGGGACCGCAACGTTTCGTATCAGGTGCCGAAGAAAAGCTTCTACGAGTATTCAACGAACCCCGACCTATTGCCCAATTGCTTGAAAAACTATCTGGGCTCGCACAGAATGCAGAGGGCGAACTTCCAGACACAGCGCAGATTCCAGTGCTGGGTTTGTCCAATCAAGCTGTGGGTGAGGAAGCCCCTGTGGAATCAGATACGGTCGAGGCCGAGGGTGCAGGACAAGCGCATGCATACCAAGCGATACTATCGAATTCGACCCGTCCCCCCCTCGAGGATCAACTGGCTCGTTACACCTTGTGGCCCGAGCACGAAAAGCTTTACGGCCATGGATACGAGATATCCGCCGTGGCTGTGAGCCACGACCGCACTGTAATCGCTACCGCGTGCAAAGCTAGCTCGATAGATCATGCAGTGGTGCGCCTGTACGACACGTCCGATTGGCACGAAATTCGTCCATCACTTGCAGCGCATACTTTGACGATCACAAGCCTCTCTTTTTCACCTGATGACCAGTACTTGCTCAGCGTTGGTCGAGATCGCCAGTGGGCAGTTTATCGTCGAAGTGACTCAAAGCCCTCAGCTTTTGCGCTCATGACATCCAACCCAAAGGGTCATTCGCGCATGATTCTTGATGCGGACTGGGCTCCTGCATTAGAATCTCAACTTTCGATCTTTGCTACAGCGGGTCGAGACAAGTCGATCAAGCTGTGGCAGATAACGGGTGAATCAGTCGAATGTAAGGCTACGATTCCCGCGAGGAGCTCAGTCACTGCCGTCTCATTTTCCCCACACGCGTATGATGGGTTGCTCTTCCTTGCAGTGGGAGAGGATGACGGGAAGCTCTCGATACATCAAATCAACGTGGACAATCTAGAAGCCAGCCCGCTAGTGAGCTTTGATAGAGACCACTCACCGTCGAAAACTATTACGGGGCTATCGTGGCGTCCTCCCTCACATCTGAGTGAGGCGGGAGAGGGGAAGGAAAACCTAGAACTTGCTGTCGCAAGCGAAGACACTTCAGTACGTTTATACAGCATCTCAAACATGGTGCCTGAGCCATGA
- the URM1 gene encoding ubiquitin-related modifier 1 (BUSCO:EOG09265K1R;~COG:O;~EggNog:ENOG410PR1E;~InterPro:IPR012675,IPR015221,IPR016155;~PFAM:PF09138;~go_component: GO:0005737 - cytoplasm [Evidence IEA];~go_process: GO:0034227 - tRNA thio-modification [Evidence IEA]): MAQNNPNWIAFTVEFTGGLEILFDNERKHNVTLPAQLSDGNPPNISFLLQYLVDNLMKDQRKELFVLEDNVRPGILVLINDADWELEGEEKYEIQQGDTIVFVSTLHGG; this comes from the exons ATGGCacaaaacaaccccaacTGGATAGCATTTACAGTAGAATTCAC TGGTGGCCTGGAAATTTTATTTGACAATGAGCGCAAACATAATGTGACCTTGCCAGCTCAATTAAGTGATGGCAACCCACCAAACATatcctttctcctccagtACTTGGTCGATAACTTGATGAAGGACCAAAGAAAGGAACTTTTTGTACTAGAGGATAACGT ACGGCCGGGGATCCTTGTGCTTATCAACGATGCCGATTGGGAGCTagagggcgaggagaaaTACGAGATTCAACAAGGAGATACCATTGTATTCGTTTCTACGCTACATGGAGGATAA
- a CDS encoding bifunctional fructose-2,6-bisphosphate 2-phosphatase/6-phosphofructo-2-kinase (COG:G;~EggNog:ENOG410PG06;~InterPro:IPR013079,IPR013078,IPR027417,IPR003094, IPR029033;~PFAM:PF00300,PF01591;~go_function: GO:0003824 - catalytic activity [Evidence IEA];~go_function: GO:0003873 - 6-phosphofructo-2-kinase activity [Evidence IEA];~go_function: GO:0005524 - ATP binding [Evidence IEA];~go_process: GO:0006000 - fructose metabolic process [Evidence IEA];~go_process: GO:0006003 - fructose 2,6-bisphosphate metabolic process [Evidence IEA]), with protein MDTLLTAEIVVNSPRFRRKSSTFVDAIHDLPEKADLAPAQLYSTESGRLFHSGRIVIITVGLPARGKTHMSVAMARYLRWLGVKTRIFHLGDYRRATIPHGEDIPDDYFFVNASASSVLLRQKIVKRCREDIYQFLNEENGQIAIYDAVNPSAAGRRSLANEFAKHDIETLFIESWCDDYRIIEENVRRVKISSPDYVGWTSEDAVKHYLARISARIPQFHTMEEKDLNYIKMINAGERLIVNNKSFGYLSNRIVFYLLNLHIKTRRTYFARAGVSVDANSYKADGPLSEKGQDYARKMTETLLNDRESEKQAIIDQGETDYELKPLTVWTSTRHRTVETAKDLHEKGYKVRQRSQLSQLNPGVCELKSERRIREEYPDEVAKHELDPYHHRYPRAESYHDLAVRLEPIILELEREQNDLLIIAHESVLRVLYGYLMACNAADIPFLEFPRDEIIEIIPESYQNEARRIKIPDLPTEIIPGSPQDIEIPVPPSGVNTPSVQGIGSPNDGVSTPQGGIRTPREPERISQQHVEDVV; from the exons ATGGATACTCTCTT AACAGCGGAGATTGTCGTGAACTCTCCACGGTTTCGACGGAAGTCGTCGACGTTTGTCGATGCTATCCATGACTTACCTGAAAAGGCCGATCTTGCCCCAGCTCAGTTATATAGCACTGAGTCTGGTAGGCTTTTTCACTCGGGTCGGATTGTCATTATTACTGTAGGCCTTCCCGCGAGAGGCAAGAC CCATATGTCTGTAGCGATGGCGCGGTATCTTCGATG GCTAGGTGTCAAAACCAGGATATTCCATCTAGGAGACTATCGACGAGCTACTATTCCCCACGGGGAAGACATCCCGGATGATTACTTCTTCGTGAATG CATCTGCATCGTCAGTTCTTCTTAGGCAGAAAATAGTAAAGAGATGTCGTGAGGATATATATCAGTTTCTAAACGAGGAAAATGGCCAGATTGCCATCTACGACGCTGTGAACCCATCAGCTGCTGGGCGGAGATCTCTCGCAAATGAATTTGCCAAACATGATATCGAG ACATTATTCATCGAGTCGTGGTGCGATGACTATCGCATAATTGAGGAGAATGTCCGCAGGGTCAAGATATCATCACCAGAT TATGTGGGTTGGACATCTGAGGATGCTGTCAAGCACTATTTGGCTCGGATATCCGCTCGAATCCCTCAGTTCCATACCATGGAAGAAAAAGATCTCAACTATATCAAG ATGATAAATGCGGGGGAGAGACTGATTGTCAACAACAAAAGTTTTGGTTACCTGTCAAATCGGATAGTGTTCTATCTTCTCAATCTTCATATTAAGACGAGACGCACATACTTTGCTCGG GCTGGTGTTTCGGTGGATGCCAATTCCTATAAGGCGGATGGCCCTCTGTCCGAAAAGGGGCAGGATTACGCTAGAAAAATGACGGAAACTCTGCTGAATGACAGAGAATCCGAAAAGCAGGCAATCATCGATCAAGGAGAGACCGACTATGAGCTCAAGCCTTTGACAGTTTGGACTTCCACAAGGCACCGAACAGTCGAGACTGCAAAGGATCTGCATGAAAAAGGGTACAAAGTTCGACAGAGATCTCAGCTGAGCCAGCTGAATCCCGGCGTTTGTGAATTGAAGTCTGAGAGAAGAATTCGGGAAGAATACCCGGATGAAGTGGCTAAGCATGAGCTTGACCCTTATCACCATAGATATCCCCGGGCAGAG tCATACCATGATCTTGCCGTGCGACTTGAACCCATAATTTTGGAGCTTGAAAGGGAGCAGAACGACCTGCTAATCATTGCCCATGAGAGTGTGCTTAGGGTTCTGTATGGCTATCTCATGGCATGCAATGCCGCGGATATTCCGTTCTTAGAATTCCCCCGCGACGAAATAATAGAA ATAATTCCCGAGAGTTACCAAAACGAGGCCCGCAGGATCAAAATTCCCGATCTGCCCACTGAGATCATTCCTGGGTCGCCCCAAGACATTGAGATCCCGGTCCCTCCTAGTGGTGTTAATACCCCTTCAGTCCAAGGCATTGGGTCTCCGAATGACGGCGTATCGACGCCGCAGGGCGGTATACGGACTCCTCGCGAGCCCGAGAGGATTTCACAGCAGCATGTGGAAGATGTTGTCTGA
- the tom40 gene encoding TOM complex pore protein TOM40 (BUSCO:EOG09262M2J;~COG:U;~EggNog:ENOG410PFY2;~InterPro:IPR023614,IPR037930,IPR027246;~PFAM:PF01459;~go_component: GO:0005741 - mitochondrial outer membrane [Evidence IEA];~go_function: GO:0008320 - protein transmembrane transporter activity [Evidence IEA];~go_process: GO:0030150 - protein import into mitochondrial matrix [Evidence IEA];~go_process: GO:0055085 - transmembrane transport [Evidence IEA]), producing the protein MADYLAPPAFLTDNTVAAALKDAYISFSDRRAALGLPNPGTIENVGREVQKDVLLSNFMFSGLRADLTKMFSMAPLFRVSHAFSMGGSGNMAPYAFSAMYGSQNVFMQGNFGSDGGLAGLYNYRWTPKLVTKSNVQIMPGAEQGLIQLDNDYTGDDFSLSLKAFNPSCLDGGLTGIFVGSYLQSITPKLALGFETIWQRQGLNTRPESAVSYSARYKSDDWIASAQLQAQGVFSASYWKKISERVEAGVDMNLQFAPNAAAMMMGGPSKDGTTAIGAKYDFRASTFRAQVDSAGKVSCLLEKRIAMPIALTFAGEIDQAKQSAKLGLAVSLEIAGEEVMEQTERATPQDMVTPPF; encoded by the exons ATGGCCGACTATCTAGCACCACCCGCGTTTCTGACGGACAATACCGTCGCAGCTGCCCTCAAAGATGCATACATTTCATTCTCCGACCGCAGGGCGGCCCTCGGCCTACCTAACCCAGGAACGATTGAAAATGTTGGCAGAGAGGTGCAAAAGGACGTACTGCTCTCTAACTTTATGTTCTCCGGTCTCCGTGCAGACTTGACGAAGATGTTCAGCATGGCTCCCCTGTTCCGTGTGTCGCATGCTTTCTCAATGGGCGGCTCAGGTAACATGGCCCCGTACGCGTTCTCCGCCATGTACGGATCCCAAAAT GTTTTCATGCAGGGTAACTTCGGAAGCGACGGTGGCCTCGCCGGTCTCTACAACTACAGGTGGACCCCCAAGCTGGTCACGAAGAGCAACGTTCAGATCATGCCTGGAGCTGAGCAAGGCCTCATTCAGCTTGACAATGACTACACTGGCGATGACTTCTCGCTCTCCCTCAAGGCTTTCAATCCATCGTGCTTAGATGGTGGTCTTACCGGTATCTTTGTTGGAAGCTACCTCCAGTCTATTACCCCCAAGTTGGCTCTCGGTTTCGAAACGATCTGGCAACGACAGGGCCTGAACACTCGCCCGGAATCCGCTGTCTCCTACTCCGCCCGGTACAAGAGCGATGATTGGATTGCCAGTGCCCAGCTACAGGCCCAGGGCGTCTTCAGTGCCTCTTACTGGAAGAAGATTTCTGAGCGGGTTGAGGCAGGTGTTGATATGAACCTCCAGTTTGCTCCCAATGCGGCTGCAATGATGATGGGTGGACCTAGCAAGGACGGCACCACTGCTATCGGCGCCAAGTACGACTTCCGGGCTTCAACCTTCCGTGCACAGGTCGACAGCGCCGGTAAGGTCAGCTGTCTCCTTGAGAAGCGGATAGCAATGCCCATTGCTCTCACATTCGCCGGCGAAATTGACCAGGCCAAG CAATCCGCTAAGCTCGGACTTGCTGTCTCCCTTGAGATTGCTGGCGAGGAAGTTATGGAGCAGACCGAAAGGGCTACTCCTCAGGACATGGTCACTCCTCCGTTCTAA